GCGATCCAGTACCTCGCGGCCGCGGGCGTCGGCACCATCGGCATCGTCGACGACGACGTCGTCGAACGGTCGAACCTCCAGCGCCAGATCATCCACGCCGACGACGCCGTCGGCGACCCGAAAACCGAGTCGGCCCGCCGGTACGTCGAGGCGCTCAACCCAGACGTGACCGTCGAAACCCACGAAACCCGACTCGACACCGACAACGCCGCCGACCTGCTATCCGGTTACGACGTCGTGGTCGACGCCTCGGACAACTTTCGGACCAGGTACATCGTCAACGACGTGGCCCGACTCGAAGGCCTTCCGGTCGCCCACGGCGCGATCTACAAGTTCGAGGGGCAGGCGACGACACTCGTTCCCGACGGTCCCTGCTACCGATGTCTGTTCCCGGAGGCGCCCGATCCCGGGACGGTTCCCGACTGTGCGACGACGGGCGTGCTCGGAGCCCTGCCGGGGACGGTGGGCTGCATCCAGGCAACTGAGGCGATGAAGCTGCTCGTCGAGGAAGGGGACCCGCTGGTCGGCCGGCTGCTGTTTTATGACGCCATGGAGATGAGCTTCGAGACCGTCTCGTACGCCCCGAACCCGGGCTGTCCCGTCTGCGGCGAGGAGACGATCGACGACATCGACGGGATCGACTACTCCAGTGGCTGTGCGATCGAAGCGGACTGACGGCTCCGATTCGTTCCGGCAGAACAGTCCCGAACGCCCTCTCGGTCCCCTATCGTCCCATCCGATCGCTCGTAGGGGAACTGCCGTCCGCGGCGCCCCCGGCTCCCCCGTGAAGCTGAGAGACGCACAGCCGGCAGTACTGGTACGCCGCCTCGTTTTCCGCGCCGCAGGCGGGACAGCGGACGGTGGCTTCGTCGGTGTCGAGTGACGGCCCGACCGGCTCGCCGGTCACCGACCGCGAGTCGTTATCCGATCGTTCGGCCCCGGCGTCGCCCTCGCGGCCCGCGAGCGACGAGAAACCGCTCTCGCCCGCGGGAGGACTGCCCGCGGCGTCCGACCATCGCATCACCAGCGCAAACACGATCACGTGGAGCAGCCCAACCGCGACGGCCAGCAGGAGCAGCTGGTTCGCGTCGGGCATCACATATAAATGTACGTGGCTCACGTACTTCAGCGCTATGTCAGCGTTCCGAGAAGTTCGGCCAACGGCACAGAGCCTCCAGATCCCGGACAGAGCCTCCAGATCCCGCACAGCGCCCCCAGATTCCGTAGCGCGACCCACGCGTTTATCCGGCCCGACGGTGTAACCGACAAGCGATGAGAGCTGTCACACTCGGGCCCGCCGGAACCTACTCCCACCGGGCGGCCCGCGCCGTCGCCGAGGAGGTCGCGTTCCGCGAGTCGGTCACCGCCATCGTCGAGGCGGTCGCCGACGGGAAGTTCGAACGGGGAGTCGTACCGATCGAGAACAGCATCGAGGGATCGGTCACCGAGAGCCTCGACGCGCTCGCGGACCGCGAGGTCGCCGTCACCCGCGAGATCGTCACGCCGATCCGGCACGCGCTGCTGGCGCAAGGGGCGGAGTTCGACGTCGTCGCCAGCCACTCGCAGGCGCTCGCACAGTGCCGGTCGTTCCTCGAATCCGAGTATCCCGACGTCGGCCAGGAGGCGGTTGCCTCCACCGCCCGGGGGGTCGAACGCGCCCGGGAGGACCCGACGGTGGCCGCGATCGGCCATCCCGACAACGCGACCAACGGGGTCGAACTGCAGGTGCTCGCGGAGGACATCCAGGACCGCTCTTCGAACGCGACCCGTTTTCTGGTGGTCGCGCCCGTCGCCGAGCGTTCGGAGGCCGGCGGCAAGACGACGCTGGTCGTCTACCCGAACGCGAACTACCCCGGCCTCCTGCTGGAGCTGCTGGAGGCGTTCGCCGAGCGGGACATCAACCTCTCGCGTGCGGAATCACGACCCAGCGGTCGACGGCTCGGCGACTACCTGTTCCACTTCGACGCCGAGGCCGGGCTCTACGAGGAGCGGACCAGGGAAGCGATCGAGGAGATCGAAGAGATCGCCGAGAACGGCTGGGTCCGCGTGCTCGGCAGCTACGACACGATGCACGTGCTGTACTGAGCACAAAGCTTCAAGAG
The Halalkaliarchaeum desulfuricum DNA segment above includes these coding regions:
- the ubaA gene encoding SAMP-activating enzyme E1, with protein sequence MSLSLDSTQLDRYSRHIIMDEIGPEGQGALLEGRVLVVGAGGLGSPAIQYLAAAGVGTIGIVDDDVVERSNLQRQIIHADDAVGDPKTESARRYVEALNPDVTVETHETRLDTDNAADLLSGYDVVVDASDNFRTRYIVNDVARLEGLPVAHGAIYKFEGQATTLVPDGPCYRCLFPEAPDPGTVPDCATTGVLGALPGTVGCIQATEAMKLLVEEGDPLVGRLLFYDAMEMSFETVSYAPNPGCPVCGEETIDDIDGIDYSSGCAIEAD
- a CDS encoding DUF7577 domain-containing protein, yielding MPDANQLLLLAVAVGLLHVIVFALVMRWSDAAGSPPAGESGFSSLAGREGDAGAERSDNDSRSVTGEPVGPSLDTDEATVRCPACGAENEAAYQYCRLCVSQLHGGAGGAADGSSPTSDRMGR
- the pheA gene encoding prephenate dehydratase; translated protein: MRAVTLGPAGTYSHRAARAVAEEVAFRESVTAIVEAVADGKFERGVVPIENSIEGSVTESLDALADREVAVTREIVTPIRHALLAQGAEFDVVASHSQALAQCRSFLESEYPDVGQEAVASTARGVERAREDPTVAAIGHPDNATNGVELQVLAEDIQDRSSNATRFLVVAPVAERSEAGGKTTLVVYPNANYPGLLLELLEAFAERDINLSRAESRPSGRRLGDYLFHFDAEAGLYEERTREAIEEIEEIAENGWVRVLGSYDTMHVLY